A region of Centropristis striata isolate RG_2023a ecotype Rhode Island chromosome 17, C.striata_1.0, whole genome shotgun sequence DNA encodes the following proteins:
- the LOC131990100 gene encoding zinc finger protein 239-like produces MEENQDPEVPSRPAAGSSSEKQEKREGLKNHHCQLCDKSFTTAHNLKIHLRVHTGEKPYSCEQCGKAFTTAQHLRRHLLVHTGEKSYSCDQCGNAFTTAQHLRRHLFVHTGEKPYSCDQCGNAFTTAHYLRLLQRIHTGERPYRCDQCGKAFNSAQSLRRHQHIHTGKRPYSCDQCGKAFTTAQHLRQHQRIHTGEKPYSCDQCGKTFSQSSTLDCHRRVHTGEKPYRCDQCGNAFTSAHHLRTHQRSHAGEKPYSCDQCGKAFTTAQHLRRHQRIHTGEKP; encoded by the coding sequence aaacaagaaaaaagagagggacTCAAAAATCAccactgtcagctctgtgacaaaTCCTTCACAACGGCTCATAATTTAAAGATACATCTACGGGTTCACAccggagagaaaccgtacagctgtgaacAATGTGGGAAGGCTTTCACCACTGCACAGCACCTGAGACGGCATTTACtcgttcacactggagagaaatcgtacagctgtgaccaatgtgggaacgCTTTCACCACTGCGCAGCACCTGAGACGGCATTTATTCGtgcacactggagagaaaccgtacagctgtgaccaatgtgggaacgCTTTTACCACTGCTCATTACCTGAGACTACTTCAACGCATCCACACGGGAGAAAGACCATACAggtgtgaccagtgtgggaaggCATTCAACAGTGCACAGTCCCTGAGACGGCAtcaacacattcacactggaaagagaccttacagctgtgaccagtgtgggaaagcTTTCACCACTGCACAGCACCTGAGACAGcatcaacgcattcacactggagagaagccgtacagctgtgaccagtgtgggaaaacCTTTTCACAAAGTAGTACCCTTGATTGTCACCgacgtgttcacactggagagaaaccatacaggtgtgaccaatgtgggaatgcTTTCACCTCTGCTCATCACCTGAGAACACATCAACGCAGCCACGCTGGAGAGAAAccctacagctgtgaccagtgtgggaaagcTTTCACCACTGCACAGCACCTGAGACGGcatcaacgcattcacactggagagaaaccgtag